The following coding sequences lie in one Aquabacterium olei genomic window:
- a CDS encoding NAD(P)H-hydrate dehydratase codes for MPHTAPCLSQDHLLLTCADMARADAWAVSHGVPGVALMATAGKVVCDAIRARWAPRPVLVLCGPGNNGGDGHVVARRLHEAGWPVRLASSVPVAALQGDAAHHASRAGEILAIEPLSDALLDGAHLVVDALFGAGLTRLFDGPAAMLLRQARSAGLPIVAIDVPSGLHGDTGADWGATPADLTVTFFRKKPGHVLMPGRALCGEICVRDIGIAPEALATAARQTWENAPVLWCDQWAHPSAPAVRPGMVASGAIHKYVRGHTLVLGGAVMTGAARLSARAAARAGAGLTTLLVPRQVWPVYAGGLLCGMVQPLDDEDADAVAAAWSRQLGAMKWHSLVMGPGAALGLPGDDAAATLRTLVVDALLLADGRGVVLDADALTAFEREPEALFRALAGPAVLTPHEGEFRRLFGAGSGEDKLSATREAARRSGAVVLHKGPDTVIADPEGRVVVNTNGPASLATAGSGDVLSGLIAGLMAQGLPAFEAACAGAWLHGEAARAFGPGLLADDLPEQLPAVLRRLWG; via the coding sequence ATGCCACACACCGCGCCCTGCCTGTCTCAAGATCACCTGCTGCTGACGTGCGCCGACATGGCACGGGCGGACGCCTGGGCCGTGTCGCACGGCGTGCCTGGCGTCGCCTTGATGGCGACGGCGGGCAAGGTGGTGTGCGATGCGATCCGTGCCCGATGGGCGCCGAGGCCGGTGCTGGTGCTGTGCGGCCCGGGCAACAATGGCGGGGATGGCCACGTGGTGGCCAGGCGGTTGCACGAGGCGGGGTGGCCCGTCCGGCTGGCGTCCAGCGTGCCCGTTGCCGCGCTGCAAGGGGATGCGGCCCATCACGCCAGCCGTGCTGGCGAGATCCTGGCGATCGAGCCCCTCTCCGATGCCCTGCTGGATGGCGCACACCTGGTGGTGGACGCCCTGTTCGGTGCGGGGCTGACGAGGCTCTTCGATGGCCCAGCGGCCATGCTGCTGCGTCAGGCGCGGTCCGCCGGGCTGCCGATCGTGGCGATCGACGTGCCTTCGGGCCTGCACGGTGACACGGGCGCGGACTGGGGCGCCACGCCGGCGGATCTGACCGTCACCTTCTTCCGCAAGAAGCCTGGCCACGTGCTGATGCCGGGCCGGGCGCTGTGTGGTGAGATCTGCGTGCGTGACATTGGCATCGCGCCGGAGGCGCTGGCCACCGCAGCGCGCCAGACGTGGGAGAACGCGCCCGTGTTGTGGTGCGATCAGTGGGCGCATCCTTCCGCGCCGGCAGTGCGCCCCGGCATGGTTGCCAGCGGCGCCATCCACAAATACGTTCGGGGCCACACGCTGGTGCTGGGCGGTGCCGTGATGACGGGCGCCGCACGGCTGTCTGCGCGGGCCGCGGCGCGCGCCGGTGCTGGGCTCACCACCTTGCTCGTGCCCCGGCAGGTGTGGCCGGTATACGCCGGAGGCCTGCTGTGCGGCATGGTGCAGCCGCTGGATGACGAGGATGCCGACGCGGTGGCGGCGGCGTGGTCCCGCCAGTTGGGCGCGATGAAGTGGCACAGCCTGGTGATGGGGCCGGGGGCGGCACTCGGCCTGCCGGGAGACGACGCCGCGGCCACCCTGCGCACCCTCGTGGTCGACGCGCTGTTGCTGGCCGACGGGCGTGGTGTGGTGCTGGACGCCGATGCCCTGACCGCCTTCGAGCGCGAGCCCGAAGCGCTGTTCCGGGCCCTGGCCGGGCCCGCGGTGCTCACGCCGCACGAGGGAGAGTTCCGGCGGCTGTTCGGCGCGGGCTCGGGCGAAGACAAGCTCTCGGCCACCCGGGAAGCCGCGCGGCGCAGCGGCGCGGTGGTGCTGCACAAGGGGCCGGATACCGTGATCGCCGATCCGGAAGGGCGGGTGGTGGTCAACACCAATGGCCCGGCCAGCCTGGCCACCGCGGGGTCAGGCGATGTGCTCAGCGGACTGATCGCCGGCTTGATGGCCCAAGGCCTGCCCGCCTTCGAGGCGGCGTGTGCCGGTGCCTGGCTGCACGGTGAGGCGGCGCGCGCCTTCGGCCCCGGCCTGCTGGCCGATGACCTGCCCGAGCAACTGCCGGCGGTGTTGCGCCGGCTGTGGGGCTGA
- a CDS encoding carbohydrate ABC transporter permease, with protein sequence MTRPATPTIHKPRTHWLPKLVLAPSFLVAMLFIYGLMIWNGYLSVSASRLLPNYEFVGLAQYELLFESERWMVALKNLWVFSALFIGFGMAIGLFLAILLDQKIRAEGFLRTVYLYPMAISFIVTGTAWKWILNPGLGIENLMQQWGFENFTFGWLVDPDYAIYCVVIAGVWQSAGFVMALFLAGLRGIDDSIIKAAQVDGATLPRIYWRIIVPSLRPVFFSTLMVLAHLAIKSFDLVMALTAGGPGYASDVPATFMYAMSFTRGQIGLGAASATVMLATVAAIVVPYLYSELRARR encoded by the coding sequence ATGACCCGACCCGCCACCCCCACGATCCACAAGCCGCGCACACACTGGCTCCCCAAGCTGGTGCTGGCGCCGTCTTTCCTCGTCGCGATGCTGTTCATCTATGGTCTGATGATCTGGAACGGCTACCTCTCGGTGTCGGCTTCGCGCCTGCTGCCCAACTACGAGTTCGTGGGGCTGGCGCAATACGAGCTGCTGTTCGAGAGCGAGCGCTGGATGGTGGCGCTCAAGAACCTGTGGGTGTTCAGCGCGCTGTTCATCGGATTCGGCATGGCGATCGGCCTGTTCCTCGCCATCCTGCTCGATCAGAAGATCCGGGCCGAGGGCTTTCTGCGGACGGTTTACCTCTACCCGATGGCGATCTCGTTCATCGTCACCGGCACGGCCTGGAAGTGGATCCTGAACCCGGGTCTGGGCATCGAGAACCTCATGCAGCAATGGGGCTTCGAGAACTTCACCTTCGGCTGGCTGGTCGACCCCGACTACGCCATCTACTGCGTGGTCATCGCCGGGGTGTGGCAGAGCGCCGGCTTCGTGATGGCGCTGTTCCTGGCCGGTCTGCGCGGCATCGACGACAGCATCATCAAGGCGGCCCAGGTCGATGGCGCCACCTTGCCGCGCATCTACTGGCGCATCATCGTGCCCAGCCTGCGCCCCGTCTTCTTCTCGACGCTGATGGTGCTGGCCCACCTGGCGATCAAGAGCTTCGACCTGGTGATGGCGCTGACCGCCGGCGGCCCGGGCTATGCGTCCGACGTGCCCGCGACCTTCATGTACGCGATGTCCTTCACCCGCGGCCAGATCGGCCTGGGGGCGGCCTCGGCCACCGTGATGCTGGCCACCGTCGCCGCCATCGTCGTGCCCTATCTGTATTCCGAACTGCGGGCCCGCCGCTGA
- a CDS encoding symmetrical bis(5'-nucleosyl)-tetraphosphatase, with protein sequence MIYLVGDIQGCCRPFEQLLATLDFSPSRDHLYVLGDLVNRGPDSLGTLRKLRALEGSATCLLGNHDLHMLAVAHGVRKAHRSDTLDTVLDAPDREAWLAWVRQQRLAVHAHGWLMVHAGVLPQWDLTQTLALAGEVEALLRSADLGDFLHQMYGNEPARWDDGLTGADRLRCVVNALTRLRFCAADGTMEFGTKDGAGDAPEGHMPWFDVPGRRTAGTPVAFGHWSTLGLVNRDDLLALDTGCVWGGQLTSARVDGATREIIQVACPQAQKPGGA encoded by the coding sequence ATGATCTACCTTGTTGGCGACATCCAGGGCTGCTGCAGGCCCTTTGAACAGCTGCTGGCCACGCTGGACTTTTCTCCCTCGCGCGACCACCTCTACGTGCTGGGTGACCTGGTGAACCGCGGGCCCGATTCGCTGGGCACCCTGCGCAAGTTGCGTGCGCTGGAGGGCTCGGCCACGTGTCTGCTGGGCAACCACGATCTCCACATGCTCGCGGTGGCCCATGGCGTGCGCAAGGCCCACCGCAGCGACACCCTCGACACGGTGCTCGACGCGCCGGACCGTGAGGCGTGGCTGGCCTGGGTGCGGCAGCAGCGCCTGGCGGTGCACGCGCACGGCTGGCTTATGGTGCACGCGGGGGTGCTGCCTCAGTGGGATCTGACGCAGACCCTGGCCCTGGCCGGTGAGGTGGAAGCCTTGTTGCGCAGCGCCGACCTGGGGGATTTCCTGCACCAGATGTATGGCAACGAGCCCGCCCGCTGGGATGATGGCCTGACGGGCGCCGACCGCTTGCGCTGCGTGGTCAACGCCTTGACCCGCCTGCGCTTCTGCGCTGCCGACGGCACGATGGAGTTCGGCACGAAGGACGGCGCTGGCGATGCCCCGGAAGGCCACATGCCGTGGTTCGACGTGCCGGGCCGCCGGACGGCTGGCACGCCGGTGGCGTTCGGCCACTGGTCGACGCTGGGCCTGGTGAACCGGGACGATCTGCTGGCACTGGACACCGGTTGTGTGTGGGGTGGGCAGCTCACTTCCGCGCGTGTCGATGGCGCCACGCGCGAGATCATTCAAGTGGCCTGCCCGCAGGCCCAGAAGCCGGGTGGCGCCTGA
- a CDS encoding EthD family reductase: protein MIKISVMYPHQPGARFDHDYYRDRHMPLVKARMGDACLFYTVDKGLAGGAPGETPTYVAMCHIYTETVEAFQAAFGPHAGEILGDIPNYTDLKPVLQFSEVVVGRS, encoded by the coding sequence ATGATCAAGATCAGCGTGATGTACCCCCATCAGCCAGGGGCTCGTTTCGACCACGACTATTACCGCGACCGGCACATGCCGCTCGTGAAAGCCCGCATGGGTGACGCCTGCCTGTTCTACACGGTGGACAAGGGCCTGGCGGGTGGGGCGCCCGGTGAGACGCCCACGTATGTGGCGATGTGCCACATCTACACCGAGACCGTCGAAGCGTTCCAGGCGGCCTTTGGCCCGCACGCCGGCGAGATCCTTGGGGACATCCCGAACTACACCGACCTGAAGCCCGTGCTGCAGTTCAGCGAAGTGGTGGTCGGCCGTTCCTGA
- a CDS encoding GGDEF domain-containing protein, producing MSIPGKTTEGQTPALLAKAALRRLAEQRLEPTPDNFRQAYEAEGGLPSQPAAVAADLAERDHDEGERWSTLISRVVRGAERGGRQWTMARKKESLQRVLEGSRGSGTRLHQRLGQLIASWDSDTLDATPLEDTADGVPAAATAPVASVAANVAPDAAPRTPAAETWPVVASHAVAQLGDTAVQALQGPGVPQAEATQALRQALTRAQQSAGLPPHEVNALQVELTQACNQARRIIDHRHLLTSQLTQLVSALTDSLVDLAEDESWAQGQCLAMRHQISEGLNRRGMDHIQALLADTRQRQRVLKFEREQARQALKSLIHQMLQELAALGQTTDRFQDNLGRYADTIGAADTLQSLAGVVREMVAESRAVASVVADTQQRLHTEHSRATELTARVRELEDEIRQLSAEAATDPLTQVANRRGLEKAFEAERSRVDRSNTALVVALLDVDNFKKLNDQLGHNTGDEALRFLARRVSECLRPVDVVARYGGEEFVVMLPDTSLEEGQAALTRLQRTLSAEFFTHDDKKVFITFSAGATLYRAGESMEAALERADLALYEAKQSGKNRTCVG from the coding sequence ATGTCCATTCCCGGCAAGACGACCGAGGGGCAGACGCCTGCCCTGCTGGCCAAGGCCGCGCTGCGCCGCCTGGCAGAGCAACGCCTGGAACCCACGCCCGACAACTTCCGCCAGGCCTACGAGGCTGAAGGCGGCCTGCCGTCGCAGCCTGCGGCGGTGGCCGCCGACCTGGCCGAACGGGATCACGATGAAGGCGAGCGCTGGTCGACGCTGATCTCGCGCGTGGTGCGGGGCGCCGAGCGAGGTGGACGCCAGTGGACGATGGCGCGCAAGAAGGAAAGCCTTCAGCGCGTGCTGGAAGGCAGCCGGGGCTCCGGCACGCGCCTGCACCAGCGCCTGGGCCAACTGATCGCCAGCTGGGACAGCGACACGCTGGACGCCACGCCGCTGGAGGACACGGCCGATGGCGTGCCGGCGGCTGCGACCGCGCCAGTGGCATCCGTTGCCGCGAACGTGGCCCCAGATGCGGCACCGCGCACGCCCGCCGCAGAGACCTGGCCTGTCGTGGCCAGCCATGCCGTCGCGCAGCTGGGCGACACCGCCGTACAGGCACTCCAAGGCCCGGGCGTCCCGCAGGCCGAAGCGACCCAGGCCTTGCGCCAGGCCCTCACGCGGGCACAGCAATCCGCCGGACTGCCGCCGCACGAGGTCAATGCCCTGCAGGTCGAGCTGACGCAAGCCTGCAATCAGGCGCGCCGCATCATCGACCACCGCCATCTGCTGACCTCGCAGCTCACGCAGCTGGTGAGCGCACTCACCGACAGCCTCGTTGACTTGGCCGAGGACGAGAGCTGGGCACAAGGCCAGTGCCTGGCCATGCGGCACCAGATCTCCGAAGGCCTCAACCGCCGCGGCATGGACCACATCCAGGCCTTGCTGGCTGACACCCGGCAACGCCAGCGTGTGCTCAAGTTCGAACGCGAGCAGGCACGCCAGGCCCTGAAATCGCTGATCCACCAGATGCTGCAGGAGCTGGCCGCACTGGGCCAGACCACAGACCGCTTCCAGGACAACCTCGGCCGCTACGCCGACACCATCGGCGCGGCCGACACCTTGCAGAGCCTCGCCGGGGTGGTGCGCGAAATGGTGGCCGAAAGCCGGGCCGTGGCCTCCGTGGTGGCTGACACACAGCAACGCCTGCACACCGAGCACAGCCGCGCCACCGAGCTCACGGCCCGCGTGCGCGAGCTTGAAGACGAGATCCGGCAGCTGTCGGCCGAGGCCGCCACGGACCCGCTCACCCAGGTCGCCAACCGCCGCGGGCTCGAGAAAGCCTTCGAGGCCGAACGCTCACGCGTGGACCGCTCGAACACGGCACTGGTGGTCGCTCTGCTGGACGTCGACAACTTCAAGAAGCTCAACGACCAGCTCGGCCACAACACGGGCGACGAAGCCCTGCGCTTCCTGGCGCGCCGCGTGAGTGAATGCCTGCGCCCCGTGGACGTGGTGGCGCGCTACGGTGGCGAAGAATTCGTGGTGATGCTGCCCGACACCTCGCTGGAAGAAGGTCAGGCCGCCCTCACCCGCCTGCAACGCACGCTCAGCGCCGAGTTCTTCACGCACGACGACAAGAAGGTCTTCATCACCTTCTCGGCCGGCGCCACGCTCTACCGTGCCGGCGAATCGATGGAAGCGGCGCTGGAGCGCGCCGACCTGGCCTTGTACGAGGCCAAGCAATCGGGCAAGAACCGAACCTGCGTCGGCTGA
- a CDS encoding ABC transporter ATP-binding protein, translating into MGALSIRNVRKAYGGHEILKGIDIEIEAGEFLILVGPSGCGKSTLLSMIAGLDTPTSGNILIGDQDVTFAPPKDRDIAMVFQSYALYPSMNVAENIAFGLEMRKVPKAEREAAVARVAKMLQIEHLLKRKPGQLSGGQRQRVAMGRALARNPKLFLFDEPLSNLDAKLRVEMRAEIKLLHQRTRTTTVYVTHDQVEAMTLGDRIAVMKDGVLQQFGSPDDIYSRPATKFVAEFIGSPAMNMVKSHRAVGAAGLVAHGVSLPLAEHQLAALQQQPGQGDVTYGLRPESLAIGPLDGAHLAGSVTMLEPTGPETYVFLDTPVGPLVSRVAGPRAHLTVGERVGLRWDAAEAHLFDDATDQRIG; encoded by the coding sequence ATGGGCGCTCTTTCCATCCGCAACGTTCGCAAGGCCTACGGTGGCCACGAGATCCTCAAGGGCATCGACATCGAGATCGAAGCCGGCGAGTTCCTGATCCTGGTCGGCCCGTCGGGCTGCGGCAAATCCACGCTGCTGAGCATGATCGCCGGGCTGGACACGCCCACCTCCGGCAACATCCTGATCGGCGACCAGGACGTGACCTTCGCCCCGCCGAAGGACCGCGACATCGCCATGGTGTTCCAGAGCTATGCGCTGTACCCGAGCATGAACGTGGCCGAGAACATCGCCTTCGGCCTGGAGATGCGCAAGGTGCCCAAGGCCGAACGCGAGGCCGCGGTGGCCCGCGTGGCCAAGATGCTGCAGATCGAGCACCTGCTCAAGCGCAAGCCGGGCCAGCTGTCAGGCGGTCAGCGTCAGCGCGTGGCGATGGGCCGGGCGCTGGCCCGCAACCCCAAGCTCTTCCTGTTCGACGAGCCGCTGTCCAACCTCGACGCCAAGCTGCGTGTCGAGATGCGCGCCGAGATCAAGCTGCTGCACCAGCGCACCCGCACCACCACCGTCTACGTCACACACGACCAGGTCGAGGCCATGACGCTGGGCGACCGCATTGCGGTGATGAAGGACGGTGTGCTGCAGCAGTTCGGCAGCCCGGACGACATCTACTCGCGCCCGGCCACGAAGTTCGTTGCCGAGTTCATCGGCTCGCCGGCGATGAACATGGTGAAGTCGCACCGTGCTGTCGGTGCGGCCGGTCTGGTGGCTCATGGCGTGAGCCTGCCGCTTGCGGAACACCAGTTGGCCGCGCTGCAGCAGCAGCCGGGTCAGGGTGACGTGACGTACGGGCTGCGCCCCGAAAGCCTGGCGATCGGGCCGCTGGATGGCGCTCATCTGGCTGGCTCGGTGACCATGCTGGAGCCCACGGGCCCGGAAACCTATGTGTTCCTCGACACGCCGGTCGGGCCGCTGGTGTCGCGCGTGGCCGGCCCGCGGGCCCACCTCACGGTGGGCGAACGGGTGGGCCTGCGCTGGGATGCCGCCGAAGCGCATCTGTTCGACGACGCCACCGATCAACGCATCGGCTGA
- a CDS encoding carbohydrate ABC transporter permease — translation MNRFHRFAIYTLLGLFALVFLAPMYVMLVTSLKDMDEIRNGNLLSLPGSINLDAWLKAWSTACTGADCGGLKPYFWNSVVMVVPAVLISTVLGAINGYIFSKWRFRGSEVMFALMLFGVFMPMQVVLLPMSQVLGWFGLSSSVWGLVIVHVIAGLASTTLFFRNYYVGLPDELIKAAMLDGAGFWRIFFRIVLPLSTPIVVVVLIWQFTAIWNDFLYGVVFSGAESKPITVGLNNLANTSSTVKEYNVDMAAALIAALPTLFVYAVAGKYFVRGLTAGAVKG, via the coding sequence ATGAACCGATTCCATCGATTCGCCATCTACACGCTGCTGGGCCTGTTCGCGCTGGTCTTCCTGGCACCGATGTACGTCATGCTCGTCACGTCGCTCAAGGACATGGACGAGATCCGCAACGGCAACCTGTTGTCGCTGCCCGGCTCCATCAACCTCGACGCGTGGCTCAAGGCCTGGTCCACCGCCTGCACCGGCGCCGATTGCGGCGGCCTCAAGCCTTACTTCTGGAACTCGGTCGTGATGGTGGTGCCCGCGGTGCTGATCTCGACCGTGCTGGGGGCCATCAACGGCTACATCTTCAGCAAGTGGCGCTTCCGCGGCAGCGAAGTGATGTTTGCGCTGATGCTGTTCGGCGTCTTCATGCCGATGCAGGTGGTGCTGCTGCCCATGTCGCAGGTGCTGGGCTGGTTCGGCCTGTCCAGCTCGGTGTGGGGCCTGGTCATCGTGCATGTGATTGCCGGCCTGGCGTCGACCACGCTGTTCTTCCGCAACTACTACGTCGGGCTGCCCGATGAACTGATCAAGGCCGCGATGCTCGATGGTGCCGGCTTCTGGCGCATCTTCTTTCGGATCGTGTTGCCGCTGTCGACGCCCATCGTGGTCGTCGTGCTGATCTGGCAGTTCACCGCGATCTGGAACGACTTCCTCTACGGCGTGGTGTTCTCCGGTGCCGAGTCCAAGCCCATCACCGTGGGCCTGAACAACCTGGCCAACACCTCCAGCACGGTCAAGGAATACAACGTCGACATGGCGGCCGCCCTGATTGCCGCACTGCCCACGCTGTTCGTCTACGCGGTGGCCGGCAAGTACTTCGTGCGCGGCCTGACCGCTGGCGCCGTCAAGGGCTGA
- a CDS encoding putative bifunctional diguanylate cyclase/phosphodiesterase translates to MTFGSHFAPDDPDEQPRVLLVDDDEVNLLLTSIALRERGFAVTEAGSGEQALQMIADYLPDVVVLDAVMPGLDGFATCQELRQLPGFETIPVLMLTGLDDEASITRAYEVGATDFFVKSTQWSLLAGRLRYLLRAARTRTELERSKFKLARAQELARMGSFDWRRGVGDLVFSLEGLRVFGLGPYDRLGLRRIIRMMPPEDQKGFRRILREVLNHGTVLCNDIQVNLMDGRQRILHIEAEPEFNELANIIGYTGIVQDVTDRRIAEDKIKHLANFDTLTGLPNRRQIFWRAERAIEHAKRQNHCVALLQIGLDRFKIINENLGHHAGDELLIEVSRRLRNCVRHSDQIIEGGMEMLGQRTHRTLEAVGRLGADEFVVLLPEVGTDAEAMATGQRLLDALREPMMAAGQECFITASVGVAVFPGHGLNVPDLLRHADVAMDLAKTQGRNAVQMYDPQLASKGRVRLDLDTALHKALERQELVLYYQPKIDVRTSRMVGAEALMRWRRNGQLVPPGDFIPLAEATGLINNMSLWAIGEAARQARAWQNEFGFDSSIAVNLPSRLFEQPDLVERVESILAREGVTPRAIELEITETGLMKDLQGVVPSLHRLNQLGTQISIDDFGTGYSSLAYLTTLPISELKIDRSFVHDLGDTPQSSAVVSAIIALARALGLRVIAEGVEQESQMKVLYDLGCHICQGFLFARPMPAHELSQWVRDSQTVNLLPRITDDEPTHDGLSPPSSH, encoded by the coding sequence ATGACGTTCGGCTCGCACTTCGCGCCGGACGATCCCGACGAACAACCGCGGGTGCTCCTTGTCGACGACGACGAGGTCAACCTGCTGCTGACGTCAATCGCCCTGCGTGAACGTGGCTTTGCCGTGACCGAAGCGGGCAGCGGCGAGCAGGCCCTGCAGATGATTGCCGACTACCTGCCTGACGTGGTGGTGCTGGACGCAGTCATGCCCGGCCTGGACGGGTTCGCGACCTGCCAGGAACTGCGGCAGCTCCCCGGGTTCGAGACCATCCCGGTGCTGATGCTCACGGGGCTGGATGACGAGGCGTCCATCACACGCGCCTACGAGGTGGGCGCGACCGATTTCTTCGTGAAGAGCACGCAGTGGAGCTTGCTGGCCGGCCGGCTGCGCTACCTGCTGCGCGCCGCCCGGACCCGCACCGAACTGGAGCGCAGCAAGTTCAAACTGGCGCGCGCCCAGGAACTGGCCCGCATGGGCAGCTTCGACTGGCGCCGCGGCGTCGGCGATCTGGTCTTTTCGCTGGAAGGCCTGCGCGTGTTCGGCCTCGGTCCGTATGACCGACTGGGCCTGCGTCGCATCATCCGCATGATGCCGCCCGAGGATCAGAAGGGCTTCCGCCGCATCCTGCGCGAGGTGCTCAACCACGGCACCGTGCTGTGCAACGACATCCAGGTCAACCTGATGGACGGTCGCCAGCGCATCCTGCACATCGAGGCCGAGCCCGAGTTCAACGAGCTGGCCAACATCATCGGCTACACCGGCATCGTGCAGGACGTGACAGACCGCCGCATTGCCGAAGACAAGATCAAGCACCTGGCCAACTTCGACACCCTGACCGGGCTGCCGAACCGCCGCCAGATCTTCTGGCGGGCCGAGCGCGCCATTGAACACGCCAAGCGCCAGAACCATTGTGTGGCCCTGCTCCAGATCGGGCTGGACCGCTTCAAGATCATCAACGAGAACCTCGGCCACCATGCCGGCGACGAACTGCTGATCGAAGTCTCACGCCGCCTGCGCAACTGTGTGCGCCATTCCGACCAGATCATCGAAGGCGGCATGGAGATGCTCGGCCAGCGCACCCATCGCACCCTGGAAGCGGTGGGCCGCCTGGGCGCCGACGAGTTCGTGGTGCTGCTGCCCGAGGTGGGCACCGACGCGGAGGCCATGGCCACCGGTCAACGCCTGCTGGACGCGCTGCGCGAGCCCATGATGGCCGCGGGGCAGGAATGCTTCATCACGGCCAGCGTGGGCGTCGCGGTGTTTCCGGGACACGGCCTGAACGTGCCCGACCTGCTGCGCCACGCCGACGTGGCCATGGACCTGGCCAAGACGCAGGGCCGCAACGCCGTGCAGATGTACGACCCGCAGCTGGCCAGCAAGGGCCGGGTTCGACTCGACCTCGACACCGCCCTGCACAAGGCGCTGGAGCGCCAGGAGCTGGTGCTGTATTACCAGCCGAAGATCGACGTGCGCACCAGCCGCATGGTGGGCGCGGAGGCGCTGATGCGCTGGCGGCGCAACGGGCAGCTGGTGCCGCCCGGTGATTTCATCCCGCTGGCCGAAGCGACCGGCCTGATCAACAACATGAGCCTGTGGGCCATCGGCGAGGCGGCCCGCCAGGCCCGCGCCTGGCAGAACGAGTTCGGCTTCGACTCGTCCATCGCGGTCAACCTGCCCAGCCGGCTGTTCGAGCAACCCGATCTGGTCGAACGCGTGGAAAGCATCCTGGCCCGCGAAGGGGTCACCCCGCGCGCCATCGAGCTCGAGATCACCGAAACCGGCCTGATGAAGGACCTGCAAGGCGTCGTGCCCTCCCTGCACCGGCTCAACCAACTCGGTACGCAGATCTCGATCGACGACTTCGGCACCGGTTACTCTTCGCTCGCCTACCTCACCACCCTGCCGATCAGCGAGCTCAAGATCGACCGCTCCTTCGTGCACGACCTGGGCGACACCCCGCAGAGTTCGGCCGTGGTGTCGGCCATCATCGCGCTGGCCCGCGCACTCGGTTTGCGCGTCATTGCGGAAGGCGTGGAGCAGGAGTCGCAAATGAAGGTGCTGTACGACCTGGGTTGCCACATCTGCCAGGGTTTTCTGTTTGCCCGCCCGATGCCCGCGCATGAACTGAGCCAGTGGGTGCGCGACTCGCAGACCGTCAACCTGCTGCCCCGCATCACCGACGACGAGCCCACGCACGACGGCCTGTCGCCCCCTTCTTCGCATTGA
- a CDS encoding hemolysin family protein → MDLALLIFLILLNGVFAMSEMALAASRKARLQVMAETGDAGAQAAMTLHDNPTQFLSTVQIGITSIGVLNGIVGEAVFSPPLAQWLLGHFPLSADAAAIIATGLVVVIITFASIIFGELVPKRVAQMYPEPVARVVGKPMMWLSSLTRPFVRLLAAATEGVLKLMGIRDSGNRSVTEEEIAAQLEEGLDAGVIEAHEHQMVRNVFRLDERQIGSMMIPRGDIAFLNIEAPMADNLATIAEHGYSRYPVCRGGLDDVVGVVTAQQLLHQLTQQQQATLREGLQQAVFVPETLSGMELLEHFRASDTQMVFVVDEYGEVQGVITLRDVLEAITGEFTPPQAEDAWAVEREDGSWLIDGLIPVPELKDRLGLKVLPDEDRGRYNTLAGMVMLLLGRLPRTADIVEWQDWRFEVVDMDGKRIDKVLASRVVEQED, encoded by the coding sequence ATGGACCTTGCCCTGCTGATCTTTCTGATCCTTCTCAACGGTGTGTTCGCGATGTCGGAGATGGCCCTGGCGGCCAGCCGCAAGGCGCGTTTGCAGGTGATGGCCGAGACCGGCGACGCCGGGGCCCAGGCGGCGATGACCCTGCATGACAACCCCACCCAGTTCCTCTCGACGGTTCAGATCGGCATCACGTCCATCGGCGTCCTCAACGGGATCGTCGGCGAAGCGGTGTTTTCCCCCCCGCTGGCCCAATGGCTGCTGGGCCACTTTCCGCTCTCGGCGGACGCGGCTGCCATCATCGCTACGGGCCTCGTGGTGGTGATCATCACCTTCGCGTCCATCATCTTCGGCGAGCTGGTGCCCAAGCGCGTGGCGCAGATGTACCCCGAGCCGGTGGCACGGGTGGTGGGCAAGCCGATGATGTGGCTGTCGTCGCTGACCCGCCCGTTCGTGCGGCTGCTGGCGGCGGCCACCGAAGGTGTGCTCAAGCTCATGGGCATCCGTGACAGCGGCAACCGCAGCGTGACGGAAGAAGAGATCGCCGCCCAGCTCGAAGAGGGCCTGGATGCCGGCGTGATCGAAGCCCACGAGCACCAGATGGTGCGCAACGTGTTCCGTCTGGACGAGCGCCAGATCGGTTCGATGATGATCCCGCGCGGCGACATCGCCTTCCTCAACATCGAGGCGCCGATGGCGGACAACCTGGCCACCATTGCGGAGCATGGCTACTCGCGCTACCCGGTGTGCCGGGGTGGGCTCGATGACGTGGTGGGCGTGGTGACGGCCCAGCAGCTGCTGCACCAGCTGACGCAGCAACAGCAGGCCACACTGCGCGAAGGCCTGCAGCAAGCCGTGTTCGTGCCGGAGACGCTGTCGGGCATGGAGCTGCTCGAACACTTCCGCGCGTCCGACACGCAGATGGTGTTCGTGGTGGACGAATACGGTGAGGTGCAGGGCGTGATCACGCTGCGCGACGTGCTGGAAGCCATCACGGGCGAGTTCACGCCCCCGCAGGCCGAAGACGCGTGGGCCGTGGAGCGCGAGGATGGCTCCTGGCTGATCGACGGCCTGATCCCCGTGCCGGAGCTGAAGGACCGCCTGGGCCTGAAGGTCCTCCCCGATGAGGACCGCGGCCGCTACAACACCCTGGCCGGCATGGTGATGCTGCTGCTGGGGCGTCTGCCGCGCACGGCCGACATCGTGGAGTGGCAGGACTGGCGCTTCGAGGTCGTCGACATGGACGGCAAGCGCATCGACAAGGTGCTCGCTTCCCGCGTCGTCGAGCAGGAAGACTGA